In Lentibacillus sp. JNUCC-1, the genomic window TGGAGATAATTAAGCCCGTGTGACGCTTTTTCAAGGCCCCACACTGGGCACAGAAGTCTGCCTGAGGACTCAAATGGTACCCACAATACTTACACGTCATAAACGACCAATCCTCTGTAGAGTGATACTATAATTATAGCATGTGGCCTCTATTCGTGGTAGACTGTGAGACGTGAAAAATGCTAAGGCTTTAGACTCAATTTTTTATTATTCGATGACTTTCAGCATCTGCAAACCATGTCTGATACCTGAATCGGTAACGGTTGCGGTACGATGTGTGCAATACTGGAAAAGTTCCGGATGGGCATTCCCCATGGCAAACCCCGCACCGACACTTTGCAGCATCTCTTTATCATTCATGCCGTCTCCAAAGGCAATCGCTGCTTCTTTCGGAATATCCAGCTCTTTAAGGATTTTATTGATCGCCTGCCCTTTGTTCACTTCTTTTCTGAGAATGTCGTAACTGTCCGAAATTCCGTTTACAGTGACAGGTGCAAGACGCAGCGAAGGGTCTTGCTGTTCATAATGAAGTGGATTTTCTGTACGCATCAACGTCGCCCCAAGGACATCATTGATCCTGGATGGGTCCCACTTGGCATTATGCTTCAGTTGAAAGGTATCGATGAAGTTTTGTGCCGACGGGTGTGCCGGATCGGTGAAATAGTTTGCCCCGTTCGTATACATGATCAATTCATCATCAAAAGCTTCCGCTGTTTCCAGTATTTGTGTCATTTTATTGCTTTCAATCGGTTCATTAACCAGCGTTTCTCCTTCATACACAGCATACGCGCCGTTATAGCCGATAAAGGCATCCACGTCAAGTTCTTCCGCCAATCCGGCGATCTCGTGAATTGGCCGTCCTGTCGCCAAAAAGACGTGGAGTCCTTTAGCTTTTACCTCAGCAATTGCCGCTTTTGTTTCAGGTGTATATGTATGATCTGGTTTTAGAATCGTGCCATCAATATCAAGAAATACAATTTGGTATGTCATGGTCTGAGCTCCTTTATGTGTAGCATCCATAATGATTTTAGCATAAATCCGGTTTTGAGTCAGAAGATAGATGGGAGGCTTTTTTTAAAAGAAGGACATTTTACAGTGGATAGGGAAATATACTATAATGAATATTCGCCATATTTAATGGTGCCAATAACTGGAGAGGGAGATGAACATGGAATTTGGAATTTGGTCTTTACTTCCGCCGCTAATTGCCATTGTTCTAGCATTATTTACCCGAAATGTAATTCCAGCGCTTTTTGCTGGGGTGTGGGTTGGGGCCACAATGATGAGTGGGGGAAACCCATTCGTTGGATTATACGCAACGTTCAGCGATGTGATCCTGCCAAATCTGGGGGATGAATGGAATGCGACTGTTCTTGCTTATTGTGGTCTGTTTGGTGTATTGGTTGTATTTTTACAGAAAACAGGCGGGGCTACAGCAATCGCTGAAGCCATCTCCAAAAAAGTAAAGACGCCAAGAGCCGCTCAAGGCACTACGATGCTGTTCGGGATTATTATCTTTTTTGAGGATTATTTTAACGCTTTGACTGTTGGCAGTGTCATGCGGTCGGTAACAGATAAGATGCGTGTCTCCAGGGAAAAATTGGCTTATATTGTAGATTCAACTTCTGCACCTATGTGTCTGCTTGCACCCGTCTCGACCTGGGTTGTATTTGTAATGGGACTGATTGGTGCGCAGTTTGTTGCACTTGGAATGGACGGGTCTGAATACTTGACTTATATCGCTACAATTCCATTTAATTTCTATTCTATACTTGCTATTTTGCTCGTTGGGTTGGTAATTTGGAGAAAGTGGGATTTCGGTCCAATGGCTAAAGCCGAACACAGAGCACGTACAACTGGCAAGCTTATCCGAGATGGCGCTGAGCCGCCGACAGATGATCAGATGTCAGATGTTGAAATGATTGAAGGCCATACGCCGAAAAAGCGCAATATGATTGTGCCAATTGTTGTATTGCTCGCATTGATTCCGCCATTGTTTTTATGGACAGGTGGTTATCCAGAGAACGACATTGTCACAGCTGTCGGAGAGTCAGATGGCGCTATATCGATATTAATTGCAGCATTTGTTGCTGGAATTGTTGGGCTGTTTATGGGTATCGGACAAAAGCTGTTTTCTTTTAAAGAAGCGATGAGCTTATACGTCAGCGGGTTCCGCAGTATGATGATCGTCTACATTATTCTTGTGCTTGCATGGTCAATCGGAACCGTGACACAGGAGCTTGGAACAGCAGCTTATATTGTTGAATTTGTTCAGCGAACCACTGCTCCTGGCATCATTCCAGTATTATTGTTCCTGTTTGGAGCTGTGATTGCTTTTACCACAGGAACGTCTTACGGAACATTTGCCATCCTAGTGCCGATTGCGATGCCAATCGCGGCTTCACTGGACGGTGTATCGATGTCCTTGGCCATTGCGGCTGTTCTGAGTGGCGGGATATTCGGAGACCATTGTTCACCGATCTCTGATACGACCATCTTGTCCTCGGCTGGTTCTGCCAGTGACCATATTGACCACGTCAACACACAGATTCCTTATGCAATTACAGCAGGGATCAGTGGTGTGCTGGCGTTTTTTGCAGCCGGAATGACAGGTTCAAGCATCGCAGGCATTGTTGCAGGCGTTGTGTCGCTGGTCGTCTTCGCCTATGTCTTGCACCGGATATGGGGGATGGATGTACCTGAGGAACGCGTGGCTTAATCAGTTCAGTGGAGAACTGATCTAGGAAAATTTTAAATTAAAAGATCCGAACAAGATTCATGCTCAAATGAATCTGTTCGGATTTTTTTAATGGGAAATGACTGTGTGGCCAATTCAATGATCCTCCTGCTGCTGTTTAAGGAGAGCATTAATGCGGGCACGGTATGGGTCTTGTGGGATATGCGCTGTGACATGGCCGTACACTTTGGTCTGGCAACTGAGCCGCATTCCGCTGCTGATATTGGCATCACCCAGTTTGTAATGTTCTTTATGATTCGGCTCGGAAATTTGGCTTTGGTCAGCGATATTCACCTTGCATGTCGTGCAAGAGGCCCGTCCGCCACATTTATGACGAAGTGGCACATGGCCTTGCCGAGCGGCTCTTAATATCGTATGTCCTTCTTTAATATGGATTGTATAGGTGCGATCGTTTTCTCCAATGAAAATAACGTGTGCCATTTAATCCCTCATTTCTACCTCAAGATAAGCGTATCATAAGTATCGTGAAAGAAAAACCCGCTCTCTATATATGAGAGCGGGTTTTTAGATATGAACTGTGATCACGCTTGTTCTGGTGTATGTTTTGCCTCAGACGTATCGACAACAACACTTGCTGATGCGTCACCGATGACGTTGACGGACGTTCGCATCATATCGAGGATCCGGTCGATTCCAGCAATAAGAGCGAGCCCTTCCAGCGGCAGGCCGATCGCTGTCATGACCATAGTCAGCATGATCAAACCAGCACCGGGTACGCCAGCCGTTCCAATCGAAGCAAGCGTTCCAATCAATACGACCGTTGCCAACTGGGCAATGGTCAGGTCATGGCCAAAATACTGGGCGATAAAGACGACCGCAAGCCCCTGATAAATCGCTGTTCCATCCATGTTAATCGTCGCCCCCAGCGGCAAGACAAAGCTGCTCGTTTCCTTGGATACGTTTAAATTATCCTGAGCGCATGTCATTGTCACAGGAAGGGTGCCCGAACTGCTGCTGGTCGTAAAAGCCACTGTCGCTGCTGGAAAAATTCCTTTTAAGAACGTGATGGGATTTGTTTTCCCAAGCGTTTTGACGGTTAGCGAGTACACGATAAGGACATGTAGCAAGCACGCAATCAGCATAGCAATAATCAGCTTAATCAGCGGCATCAGCACAGAAGCACCGTATTTGCCGACAATCGGTGCAAGCAAACCGAATACCCCGATCGGCACAACGGTCATAACCATTCCAGTGACCTTATACATCACTTCTGCAAAACCATCAAAGAACTGCTGAACCGGCCTTGCTCTTTCCCCGACAAGTGTAATGGCAATTCCGATGAAGATTGCGAAGAAAATAATCTGCAAAATGTTTCCTGTCGCCAGTGATTCAAGCGGATTGGTCGGAATAATATTTAAGATGGTTTGGACAACGCCTTCCGTTTCATTTGGCGCCACCTGTTCGCCATCCAATGTCACCCCAGTATCTACCCCAGGAGAAAAAACATACCCCGCCAATAGCCCGATCGAGATCGCAACAAGGCTGGTTGCCAGATAGTAGGTGATGGTTTTACCCCCGAGACGCCCCAGCTTTTTAACGTCACGGGTACTTGTGACACCGACAATAAGGGTTGAAAGAATCAGTGGCACAATAATAAATTTGATCAGTCTCAGAAACAAGTCCCCAAGCGGCGCGACAATCTCAATGCGTTCACCGAATATCAAACCGAAAATAATAGCAAGAACAAATGCCCCGACGATCTGCCACACAAGATGTTTCTTCATCAAATCCCCCTTTCAAATATAGAAGGGAGGCAGGCTATTCCACGGAAAAACAGCGCTTACATTTTTCGGACCAGCAAACCTCCCCCTTAAAAATGTATATGCTAGGGTTTTCCGGAAAATTATAAAAGACGAGAGGAACAACAAAGAAGCACGTGAGCGCTCCAAATAAAGTGATGAGCGCAACAAAAAAGCATGCGAGCGCTCTAATTAAAGTGACGAGCGCAACGAAAAAGCACGTGAGCGCTCCAAATAAAGTGACGAGCGCAACAAAAAAGCATGTGAGCGCTTTAATAAAATGACGAGCGCAACAAAAAAGCACGTGAGCGCTCCAAATAAAGTGACGAGCGCAACAAAAAAGCATTCGAGCGCTCTAATTAAAGTGACGAGCGCAACAAAAAAGCATTCGAGCGCTCTAATTAAAGTGACGAGCGCAACAAAAAAGCATTCGAGCGCTCCAAATAAAGTGACGAGCGCAACAAAAAAGCATTCGAGCGCTCTAATTAAAGTAATGAGCGCAACAAAAAAGCATGTGAGCGCTCTAATAAAATGACGAGCGCAACAAAAAAGCACGTGAGCGCTCCAAATAAAGTGATGAGCGCAACAAATAAACTAACGAGCCCCGATAAATAATTCACCGACACCATTAAGGAAGTTTTACACGGTTGAAAAAGGACTTTCATTGACTTTAAACCGTTTCAATAATAAACTAGAAGTATACTTATGAATACTGTCATTGAGGTGATATTGTGGTAGGAACAACGCTTTTGGCAGGCGGAGTTATTTTGGCTATTTTACTTGTACTGGGTTTCATTATGAACAAAAGTACCTCAAAAACAAGCTATGCAGCCTTTTATCCATCTTTTCTCATGGTAGCTGTTGGTCTGGTTTTGCTCCTTTTGGCAACAATGACCAAGGTTGATATCATGGGCGCAGGTTACGGTGGATGGGGAATCGCATCCTTGTTTGCAGCGGCCATTACGATGATCGTCTTGTCGATTATTCAAACAAAACCAGATACCAATTAAAAAAGAGCGGATATCCCGCTCTTTTTTCGTTTCTTAGGAAATTATATAACCTCCGAGCTGTTGATCAACATCGCGAAGGGCCACGTCCAACTCCTACGCGTATCCTCGCAAATCAGAAGCAATAACATTCCGAGGTGAAAACTGCCTTCTTGACTGAAAACCAAAATGCTGGCGTTATTTTAAATATGTCCATCCTTCACGTTGTTCAATCTGTCCCTCTTTCATGAGCTTGCCCAGCGCGCGTTTGAAAGCTGCCTTACTGATGTTGAAAGTACTGCGGATTTCATCTGGATCGCTCTTATCACTCAATGGGATTTTCCCGTCATATGCCTCAAGATGGGCGAGAATCTGCTCAGCGTCTTCTCCCATGCTATGCTGTTTGAGAGGTCGAAGCGACACATTTATTGTCCCATCGGCTTTGACTTCAATAACGCGGCCTGTCACGTGTTCACCCACGCGGGGTTCTTCTTTGCGTTCCGTATGGTGGATGAAACCGCGGTAGTGATCATCGGTAATGATGGCAGCACCTTCACGGCTTGTGTGGTAGACATAACCGGAAACATTGTCATTGAGTAGTTCTTCTGGAGCAACATCGATCAGATGCTGGATGACGCTCTCAGTCGCTGGAAGAGCAAGAAGGCGATTTCTCCGATCCAGCCCGAGCGTAACGTACAGGCGATCGCCAGGCTGTGGCCATGCGCGCTCAAACAATGGCAAATCATCTTTCGAAATAAGCATGTCTTTCGTTGTTCCGATATCAACAAAAGCACCCAGATTGGGAATGACCTCTACAACCTCACTCCAGCCATAGGTGTCACGCGTAACAGCCGGCACTTTTGTTGTGGCTGTCAGCTGTTCTTTTTTATCCGTATATAAAAATACGTCCACAGTCTCTCCTTCAGCAAGCTCTTGTTCAGTTTCATTCACGTGCAGCAAAGCTTCTGTTTCTTCATCACCTACGACATATCCCGTGTCAATTTTGCGTTTTACAGTCATCGATCGAATCGATCCAGCTCGCGTTTCATTCATGTTATGACCTCTTTCTGTATTAAAATTAAGTATTGGAAAAGGGGCAACCTATTTATGAGGTTACCCCTTTGTTCGGTAAAGTAACATATAAGTTTTTTAAATCCCAGTTAAACATGGGAGAGAAAATCTTTGTCTGTAAACGGGCAGGATTACCGAAGCCCTGTGTTTACATGATTGTTATGGCGTCCTTTAGACCAGGACGGTTCCGTTTCTTCAGCCGCGGCACTCATTCCACTGTAAGCCTTCTAACTTAAACAACGCAAGCCCTAACCTGCTCTTGCGTCCTTGCGACCCTGTAGCCGCGCCAGTGCGAATAAGCTTCGTCAAAAACTTTGCAGAATGCCAGCATACTCACATGTTACTTTTCTGCTGCAACGCTCTGTATCATCTCATGCGAATGTAAGTTTGTCAAGTTTGTTGTGTTTTCCTAGATTGTTGCCGCCCTTTAAGAAACATATACACCATGGCACTGAGAATCACCACATAGCCAATCAAACTGTAGACATCCGGTACCTGTTCAAAAAACACGATACTGATAATAGTGGAATACAGTACGGTCGAATAGAAAAAGATCGAAATGTCTTTGGCCGGCGCGAATTTATACGCGAGTGTAATGCCGAATTGTCCCATCGTTGCAAAGACCCCGGCCAGAAGCAGGAAGGTCAATTGCTTCCATGACATCGGTTCAAAAAAGGCGATGAGAAATGGTAACAGCACCACTGTGGAGAAAAATGAGAAATAGAATACGATCGTATAATATTTTTCCCGATTTCCCAACACACGTAAAAATGTGTAGGCAGCCGCTGCAAATACAGCTGACAAAAAGCCCAATAAATACGGAACGACATCTAATGAGAATGCAGGCTTAATGATAAACAACATGCCCGCAAATGCGATAATGACCGTAATAATCTGGTAAGGCATTGCTTTCTCTTTAAGAAAAATGGCAGAGAAGATGATGAGCAAAAACGGACTCATTTTATTCAGCATATCGGCATCTGAGAGTACTAGATGATCGATGGCATAGAAAAAACAAACAATTCCAAGCGTGCCGAACAAAGCTCTTAGCAGAAGCACTTTTTGATTTTCTTTTTTTCCAAACAAGCTTTCCCGATTATAAATGACAAATCCAAGCGCAATAATTGCTGATACAAAATTCCGGAAAAACGTTTTTTGAATGGACGGCAAATCTCCCGCCAGTTTAACAAACGCCGCCATGATGGAAAAACCAAATGCGGACAGGAGCAGAAGAAGAATCCCCTTCATCGTATCGTTCATATGCAAATCACTCCCAGAAGCAAGATCAAATCAATGATTTATTATGACACGACAATAAGAGGAATTCCATAAAAGTGTATTGTGACAAGGTAAATGACTCCCTAATAATGCGCGCCATGCAGCAACTACACAAGGATTTCAGCAGCGCCCATGGAAAGCGCAGTGTTTTCCATGGGCGAATGCCAGAAGCAGTTACAAAAATATCAGCTGGCCTTCTAAAACTACCCAAGAGTCAATGGTCTTGCTGCATGAATTTCCATTCCGTCAGCTTCATGGATAGCAGAAACAATAAGGCGGCACAAACGGGAAGAGTGATATAGGGCATGAACGGAATGCGGTTTTCCACAAGTTGCGTCAGTCCGTTGTCCAGCTCACTGATCATCACCCAGCCGTCTTTCATGGCCAGCGGGGCCAATAAAGCAATACTCGTAAAAACGAGTGCTATATATATAATGGACGTGACCATTGCGGATACTGTGAACGAGCGAAAAAAATGATTGATTGGAACGACCAAAGCTGTCCCAATTACAATGCCGCTCAGTATGATGATCAAATCCATCCACGTATAAATGAAATACGTATTTCCTCCGACAAGCTGGACAATCACCCCTGCAGCTGCCCATTGATACAACATGGCGAACACATGAATACCAATCAAATACACATACCGGCTTCTGATGATCTGCTTAGGTGAGAGAGGCAATCCGTGCAAAAAACGGTCAATGTTTGCCTTGTCATCGTAATAAAACACGTTAATCGCCAATGCCGGAAATACGATGCCTAAAAGTGTATAAACAGGAGGAATGCCAACAAGGTAAACGAATGGAAGACCCAGCAAAATTAAGAATACATGTGACTGCCAGTTCAGGAACAGGTCACGCTTGATGAGTGAACGCATTAGATTTTCCTCCTTTAAGGGGTTTTTTTATCAAAAAATACATAATGTCTTCTAGGGATGCTTTTTCAATGATGACTTCCTCCCTGTAAGGTTCAAAAGTATCAGGCTGGCCTTCATATAAAGCGGTAAAGCCGACGTCTGTAATTTCAAGACCGGCAAACAGCTCCTTGGTATCTGCATCCACCATGTCAGCGGGTCCTTTTACAATATGAAAAAATTCATCTATGTCATTCATGCTTCTATTCAGCAAAACCTGTCCTTCATGCATGAAAATGATATAGTCAGCAATACGATCCAGGTCAGAGGTGATATGACTAGCCAGCACAATCGTCTTGCCGGTTTCAAGCATCAGCTCCTGAAAAAGATCCAGCAATTCTCTGCGAAACACAGGATCCAGGCCAGAAGTTGGCTCATCCATGATAATCAGATCAGGTTCATGCGCAAGGGCAAATAACAAGCCACACTTCATCTTCATCCCTTGGGAAAATGTTTTGAGTTTCTTTTTATAAGGCAGTTCAAACAGCATCAAATAATGCTGAAACAGATTGTCATTCCACGTTTCATAAAGCGGCG contains:
- a CDS encoding ABC-2 transporter permease; translation: MRSLIKRDLFLNWQSHVFLILLGLPFVYLVGIPPVYTLLGIVFPALAINVFYYDDKANIDRFLHGLPLSPKQIIRSRYVYLIGIHVFAMLYQWAAAGVIVQLVGGNTYFIYTWMDLIIILSGIVIGTALVVPINHFFRSFTVSAMVTSIIYIALVFTSIALLAPLAMKDGWVMISELDNGLTQLVENRIPFMPYITLPVCAALLFLLSMKLTEWKFMQQDH
- a CDS encoding HAD family hydrolase; the encoded protein is MTYQIVFLDIDGTILKPDHTYTPETKAAIAEVKAKGLHVFLATGRPIHEIAGLAEELDVDAFIGYNGAYAVYEGETLVNEPIESNKMTQILETAEAFDDELIMYTNGANYFTDPAHPSAQNFIDTFQLKHNAKWDPSRINDVLGATLMRTENPLHYEQQDPSLRLAPVTVNGISDSYDILRKEVNKGQAINKILKELDIPKEAAIAFGDGMNDKEMLQSVGAGFAMGNAHPELFQYCTHRTATVTDSGIRHGLQMLKVIE
- a CDS encoding DMT family transporter — encoded protein: MNDTMKGILLLLLSAFGFSIMAAFVKLAGDLPSIQKTFFRNFVSAIIALGFVIYNRESLFGKKENQKVLLLRALFGTLGIVCFFYAIDHLVLSDADMLNKMSPFLLIIFSAIFLKEKAMPYQIITVIIAFAGMLFIIKPAFSLDVVPYLLGFLSAVFAAAAYTFLRVLGNREKYYTIVFYFSFFSTVVLLPFLIAFFEPMSWKQLTFLLLAGVFATMGQFGITLAYKFAPAKDISIFFYSTVLYSTIISIVFFEQVPDVYSLIGYVVILSAMVYMFLKGRQQSRKTQQT
- a CDS encoding CvfB family protein; its protein translation is MNETRAGSIRSMTVKRKIDTGYVVGDEETEALLHVNETEQELAEGETVDVFLYTDKKEQLTATTKVPAVTRDTYGWSEVVEVIPNLGAFVDIGTTKDMLISKDDLPLFERAWPQPGDRLYVTLGLDRRNRLLALPATESVIQHLIDVAPEELLNDNVSGYVYHTSREGAAIITDDHYRGFIHHTERKEEPRVGEHVTGRVIEVKADGTINVSLRPLKQHSMGEDAEQILAHLEAYDGKIPLSDKSDPDEIRSTFNISKAAFKRALGKLMKEGQIEQREGWTYLK
- a CDS encoding ABC transporter ATP-binding protein, with the protein product MNAIEFVNVTKKRPDFSVNGLNLSIPTEFVTGIIGQNGSGKTTTLHMLMDIIKPDHGQIQIFGQPHNDHSLKQKIGFVHDQLYMYQDFTIKKMKAFIAPLYETWNDNLFQHYLMLFELPYKKKLKTFSQGMKMKCGLLFALAHEPDLIIMDEPTSGLDPVFRRELLDLFQELMLETGKTIVLASHITSDLDRIADYIIFMHEGQVLLNRSMNDIDEFFHIVKGPADMVDADTKELFAGLEITDVGFTALYEGQPDTFEPYREEVIIEKASLEDIMYFLIKKPLKGGKSNAFTHQA
- a CDS encoding 2Fe-2S iron-sulfur cluster-binding protein; translated protein: MAHVIFIGENDRTYTIHIKEGHTILRAARQGHVPLRHKCGGRASCTTCKVNIADQSQISEPNHKEHYKLGDANISSGMRLSCQTKVYGHVTAHIPQDPYRARINALLKQQQEDH
- a CDS encoding dicarboxylate/amino acid:cation symporter, whose product is MKKHLVWQIVGAFVLAIIFGLIFGERIEIVAPLGDLFLRLIKFIIVPLILSTLIVGVTSTRDVKKLGRLGGKTITYYLATSLVAISIGLLAGYVFSPGVDTGVTLDGEQVAPNETEGVVQTILNIIPTNPLESLATGNILQIIFFAIFIGIAITLVGERARPVQQFFDGFAEVMYKVTGMVMTVVPIGVFGLLAPIVGKYGASVLMPLIKLIIAMLIACLLHVLIVYSLTVKTLGKTNPITFLKGIFPAATVAFTTSSSSGTLPVTMTCAQDNLNVSKETSSFVLPLGATINMDGTAIYQGLAVVFIAQYFGHDLTIAQLATVVLIGTLASIGTAGVPGAGLIMLTMVMTAIGLPLEGLALIAGIDRILDMMRTSVNVIGDASASVVVDTSEAKHTPEQA
- a CDS encoding Na+/H+ antiporter NhaC family protein, whose translation is MEFGIWSLLPPLIAIVLALFTRNVIPALFAGVWVGATMMSGGNPFVGLYATFSDVILPNLGDEWNATVLAYCGLFGVLVVFLQKTGGATAIAEAISKKVKTPRAAQGTTMLFGIIIFFEDYFNALTVGSVMRSVTDKMRVSREKLAYIVDSTSAPMCLLAPVSTWVVFVMGLIGAQFVALGMDGSEYLTYIATIPFNFYSILAILLVGLVIWRKWDFGPMAKAEHRARTTGKLIRDGAEPPTDDQMSDVEMIEGHTPKKRNMIVPIVVLLALIPPLFLWTGGYPENDIVTAVGESDGAISILIAAFVAGIVGLFMGIGQKLFSFKEAMSLYVSGFRSMMIVYIILVLAWSIGTVTQELGTAAYIVEFVQRTTAPGIIPVLLFLFGAVIAFTTGTSYGTFAILVPIAMPIAASLDGVSMSLAIAAVLSGGIFGDHCSPISDTTILSSAGSASDHIDHVNTQIPYAITAGISGVLAFFAAGMTGSSIAGIVAGVVSLVVFAYVLHRIWGMDVPEERVA